The Bordetella sp. FB-8 genome includes a window with the following:
- a CDS encoding FAD-binding oxidoreductase: protein MKLDTLWKQDLPGYRGQAQAPAGKVDVAVVGGGFCGLSAALALARRGANVAVLEACDDVAAQASGRNGGHVNNGLAVDYAGLAARVGTVQARAWYQTYDAAVDTVESVIRQEAIECDFVRHGKLKLATRAAHYDALSRSCEQLLRDGVDPDIEMLDAARVRAEVDSDAFHGGLLYKKSAQMHMGRFALGLAQAAQRHGARIYLNTPLQRLERIGSGHAHRLHTPSGVVQADQVLLATGISRHGSYGSLGWIRRRIVPIGSFIVATEPLGRARAQALLAGRRTYVTTGNLHYYFRLSPDDRLIFGGRARFAVSSPQSDAKSGAILRQGLMQVFPQLADVAIDYCWGGLVDMTQDRLPHAGERDGVYYAMGYSGHGTQMSVHMGQIMSRVLAGDADANPWRGRDWPAIPGHVGPPWFLPAVGLYFKLKDMLS, encoded by the coding sequence ATGAAACTCGACACGCTTTGGAAGCAAGACCTTCCCGGTTACCGCGGACAGGCGCAGGCGCCGGCGGGCAAGGTGGATGTGGCTGTTGTCGGGGGCGGATTCTGCGGTCTCTCCGCGGCGTTGGCGTTGGCGCGGCGCGGCGCCAACGTTGCCGTGCTGGAGGCCTGCGACGATGTGGCGGCGCAAGCCTCGGGGCGCAACGGCGGGCATGTCAACAACGGTTTGGCGGTGGATTACGCGGGGCTTGCCGCCCGCGTCGGGACTGTTCAGGCGCGAGCCTGGTACCAGACCTACGATGCCGCCGTGGATACGGTCGAATCGGTGATACGACAGGAAGCCATCGAATGCGATTTCGTGCGGCATGGAAAGCTCAAGTTGGCCACGCGGGCGGCACATTACGACGCGCTATCGCGCAGTTGCGAGCAACTCCTGCGCGACGGTGTGGATCCCGATATCGAGATGCTCGATGCCGCCCGTGTGCGGGCCGAGGTCGACAGCGATGCCTTTCATGGCGGTCTGCTCTATAAAAAAAGCGCCCAGATGCACATGGGCCGCTTCGCCTTGGGCTTGGCGCAGGCCGCGCAGCGGCATGGCGCCCGCATCTATCTCAATACCCCGCTGCAGCGCCTGGAGCGCATCGGGTCGGGGCACGCACACCGTCTGCACACGCCATCCGGTGTGGTGCAGGCCGATCAGGTTCTGCTGGCAACCGGCATCAGCCGCCACGGAAGCTACGGCAGCCTGGGTTGGATACGCAGGCGGATTGTCCCCATAGGCAGTTTCATCGTCGCGACCGAGCCGCTGGGCCGCGCGCGGGCGCAGGCGCTGCTCGCAGGGCGGCGCACCTACGTCACGACGGGCAATCTGCACTACTACTTTCGTCTTTCCCCCGATGATCGGTTGATTTTCGGCGGCCGCGCGCGTTTCGCCGTCTCCAGTCCGCAGTCCGACGCCAAGAGCGGCGCCATCCTGCGCCAGGGGCTGATGCAAGTCTTTCCGCAATTGGCCGATGTGGCCATCGACTACTGCTGGGGCGGCCTGGTGGATATGACGCAGGATCGCCTGCCGCATGCGGGCGAGCGCGACGGCGTCTATTACGCCATGGGCTATAGCGGACATGGCACCCAGATGTCCGTCCACATGGGCCAGATCATGTCTCGCGTCCTGGCAGGCGATGCCGATGCCAATCCATGGCGAGGCCGCGACTGGCCTGCTATTCCCGGCCACGTGGGACCGCCCTGGTTCCTGCCCGCCGTCGGGCTGTATTTCAAACTCAAGGACATGCTTTCCTGA
- a CDS encoding cupin domain-containing protein, with protein sequence MPITILSQSATISDLQDLGDLASSLSAIPCRTRDLPVDLEGAGGSSMGVWECTPGQSRRQVAGAEVMHILTGACSFTPEGGEPREIRAGDTLFFPANTRGIWNIQETLRKVYVIFS encoded by the coding sequence ATGCCCATCACCATTCTTTCCCAATCTGCAACGATCAGCGACTTGCAAGACCTGGGGGATCTCGCCTCGTCATTGAGCGCAATACCCTGCCGTACCCGCGACCTGCCGGTCGACCTGGAGGGCGCCGGCGGCAGTAGCATGGGCGTCTGGGAATGCACGCCCGGCCAGTCCAGGCGCCAGGTTGCCGGCGCGGAAGTCATGCATATCCTGACGGGCGCGTGCAGCTTTACGCCCGAAGGCGGCGAGCCGCGCGAAATCCGCGCCGGCGATACGCTGTTCTTTCCTGCCAATACGCGCGGCATATGGAACATTCAAGAGACCTTGCGCAAGGTCTATGTCATCTTCTCTTGA
- a CDS encoding GNAT family N-acetyltransferase, giving the protein MTQSTVEPARDAAWAGLVFRPMRQEDLEPAWELSQAVKWPHRLQDWRFALDLGQGEVALDGERLIGVAMNWDFETCVTMGLIIVSATHRGRQIASRLVADLLAASTAPTALLHATPDGAGVYARQGFETVITICQHQGASVAVSAPVSAGCVLRPATLADLDTLHTLDFRASGMSRRAALRALLDVGKGVIAECGGVPVGFSFLRDFGRGELIGPVVASDTGLAKALIAHWLAIRAGAFIRLDTPFEEELGHWLVASGLLKVDTVTRMVRGPGLAQDAQMRAYGLITQAMA; this is encoded by the coding sequence ATGACGCAATCAACAGTTGAGCCCGCGCGTGACGCCGCGTGGGCGGGTTTGGTGTTTCGGCCCATGCGGCAGGAAGACCTGGAGCCGGCCTGGGAACTCTCCCAGGCAGTCAAATGGCCACATCGCCTGCAGGACTGGCGTTTCGCCCTCGATTTGGGGCAGGGCGAAGTGGCGCTCGACGGCGAGCGATTGATCGGTGTCGCCATGAACTGGGACTTCGAAACGTGCGTCACGATGGGCCTGATCATCGTATCGGCGACGCATCGCGGCCGCCAGATCGCCAGTCGGCTGGTGGCCGACCTGCTGGCCGCCTCCACCGCCCCTACGGCGTTGCTGCATGCCACGCCTGACGGCGCGGGCGTATATGCCCGTCAAGGCTTCGAGACGGTAATAACTATTTGCCAGCATCAAGGTGCCTCCGTTGCCGTGTCAGCCCCTGTTTCGGCCGGATGCGTCCTGCGCCCGGCGACCCTGGCCGACCTGGACACGCTGCACACGCTCGATTTCCGCGCCTCGGGCATGTCGCGCCGGGCCGCGCTCAGGGCATTGCTGGACGTCGGCAAAGGCGTGATCGCCGAATGCGGCGGCGTGCCCGTCGGATTTTCGTTCTTGCGCGATTTCGGCAGGGGCGAGTTGATCGGCCCGGTGGTGGCATCCGATACCGGACTGGCCAAGGCCCTGATCGCGCATTGGCTCGCAATCCGCGCGGGCGCATTCATCCGCTTGGATACGCCGTTTGAAGAGGAACTGGGCCATTGGCTTGTTGCGTCGGGTTTGCTCAAGGTCGACACGGTGACACGCATGGTGCGCGGTCCGGGGCTTGCCCAGGACGCGCAGATGCGTGCGTACGGCCTGATCACCCAGGCGATGGCCTGA
- a CDS encoding NAD-dependent succinate-semialdehyde dehydrogenase, which yields MHFTFQNSELLPGLNCIDGRWVAAHDERLFPVSDPATGEVFAQVPDSGAADARAALQAAHAAFKTWRKVPAKQRAQIIKRWNDLIVAQIEDLGRLISSEQGKPLAEGKGEVLYAASYVEWFAEEATRADGQIIPAPVPGRRMFALREPVGVIAAVTPWNFPAAMIARKIAPALAAGCTVVCKPAEDTPLTSLALVKLAEQAGVPPGVLNIVTASRERAGEVVDVWLDDARVRKITFTGSTPVGKHLARRSADTLKKLSLELGGNAPFIVFDDADIDAAVDGLMSAKFRNGGQTCVCPNRIYVQDAVHDEFVQKLAARVGALVVGPATDPASQIGPMINARAVDKIERHVQDAVKRGARVVVGGKRLSPEGKAGAYYYAPTVLTHVDAAMQCSCEETFGPIAPVTRFSSEADVIAAANATPFGLAAYFYSRDVRRIWRLADELESGIVGINEGAVAAEAAPFGGVKDSGYGREGSTHGLQEYMHIKYLCQGQLD from the coding sequence ATGCATTTTACTTTTCAGAATTCCGAACTGCTGCCCGGCCTCAACTGCATAGACGGCCGCTGGGTCGCCGCCCACGACGAACGTCTGTTTCCAGTTTCGGACCCGGCCACCGGCGAGGTCTTCGCCCAGGTGCCCGATAGCGGCGCGGCCGATGCACGCGCCGCGCTGCAAGCAGCGCATGCGGCCTTCAAGACCTGGCGCAAAGTGCCCGCCAAGCAGCGCGCGCAGATCATCAAGCGCTGGAACGACCTGATCGTCGCGCAGATCGAGGATCTGGGCCGCCTGATCTCCAGCGAGCAGGGCAAGCCCCTGGCCGAAGGCAAGGGCGAAGTGCTCTACGCCGCGAGCTATGTGGAATGGTTTGCCGAGGAAGCCACGCGCGCCGACGGCCAGATCATCCCCGCGCCGGTGCCGGGCCGGCGCATGTTCGCCCTGCGCGAGCCGGTGGGCGTGATCGCCGCCGTCACGCCCTGGAATTTCCCGGCCGCCATGATCGCCCGCAAGATCGCCCCGGCCCTGGCCGCCGGCTGCACCGTGGTCTGCAAGCCGGCCGAGGATACGCCGCTGACTTCGCTGGCCCTGGTCAAGCTGGCCGAACAGGCCGGCGTGCCGCCCGGCGTGCTCAACATCGTCACGGCCTCGCGCGAGCGGGCCGGCGAAGTCGTGGACGTGTGGTTGGACGATGCGCGCGTGCGCAAGATCACCTTCACCGGCTCCACCCCGGTGGGCAAGCACCTGGCCCGCCGCTCGGCCGACACGCTCAAGAAGCTGTCGCTGGAGCTGGGCGGCAACGCGCCCTTTATCGTCTTTGACGACGCCGACATCGACGCCGCGGTCGACGGGCTGATGTCCGCCAAGTTCCGCAATGGCGGGCAGACCTGCGTGTGCCCCAACCGCATCTACGTGCAGGACGCCGTGCACGATGAGTTCGTCCAGAAGCTGGCCGCCCGTGTCGGCGCCCTGGTCGTCGGCCCGGCGACCGATCCGGCCTCGCAGATCGGTCCCATGATCAACGCCCGCGCCGTGGACAAGATCGAGCGCCATGTCCAGGATGCGGTCAAGCGCGGCGCCAGAGTCGTGGTGGGCGGCAAGCGCTTGTCGCCCGAGGGCAAGGCCGGTGCCTACTATTACGCGCCCACGGTATTGACCCATGTGGATGCCGCGATGCAATGTTCGTGCGAGGAAACCTTCGGACCCATTGCACCGGTCACGCGCTTTTCCTCCGAAGCCGATGTGATCGCGGCCGCCAACGCTACGCCGTTCGGTCTGGCCGCCTACTTCTACTCTCGCGACGTGCGCCGCATCTGGCGCCTGGCCGATGAACTGGAGTCGGGCATCGTCGGCATCAATGAGGGCGCCGTGGCGGCCGAAGCGGCGCCCTTTGGCGGCGTGAAAGACTCCGGCTATGGTCGCGAAGGTTCGACGCACGGCCTGCAGGAATACATGCACATCAAATACCTGTGCCAGGGCCAGCTGGATTGA
- a CDS encoding ABC transporter ATP-binding protein — translation MSRLVDVSHLSVMARTDDADEVPIVKDVSFSVQAGEVVALIGESGSGKTTIALSLLGYVRRGCRISGGQIRIGETDLVGADTGELIALRGRRVAYVAQSASASFNPARTIMDQVIEGACAHGLMSREAARNKAVALFRSLALPSPETLGLRYPHQVSGGQLQRLMAAMALMTDPEVVVFDEPTTALDVTTQIEVLRAFKQAIKERQISAVYVSHDLAVVAQMADRVVVLRNGQIQEQGGVGAIIASPQNAYTRNLMQAAESPVRLTQRDTQRAMDTEPVLRVEGLSAGYGKPDASGMPALRILEGVDLVVRKGATMGVIGESGSGKSTLAYVIAGLLAPAKGAIAFKGRTLGGTLRQRDKDLYRRIQLVFQNADTVLNPAHTIGDILARPLRVFERCSSREIPRRVAALLDMVKLPAAMARRRPAELSGGQKQRINLARALAAEPELIICDEVTSALDTVVGAAILDLLVELRRDLDMSYVFISHDISTVRAICDDITVLLQGRKVDACRPGELSIQPRAPYTNLLVDSVPELRLGWLEEACRRIDERAR, via the coding sequence ATGAGCCGCCTGGTCGATGTCTCCCACCTGAGCGTCATGGCCAGGACCGACGATGCGGACGAAGTCCCGATCGTCAAGGACGTGAGTTTCTCCGTGCAGGCCGGCGAAGTGGTGGCGCTGATCGGCGAGTCCGGGTCGGGAAAGACGACCATCGCCTTGTCCCTGCTGGGCTATGTACGTCGCGGCTGCCGCATTTCGGGCGGCCAGATACGCATAGGCGAGACGGACCTGGTCGGCGCCGATACGGGCGAACTGATCGCCCTGCGCGGGCGGCGCGTCGCCTATGTGGCGCAGAGCGCATCGGCCTCGTTCAACCCCGCGCGCACCATCATGGATCAGGTAATCGAAGGCGCATGCGCGCACGGCCTGATGAGCCGCGAGGCGGCACGGAACAAAGCCGTGGCCTTGTTCCGGTCCTTGGCCTTACCCTCGCCGGAAACCCTGGGCCTGCGCTACCCGCATCAGGTATCGGGCGGGCAGCTGCAGCGCCTGATGGCCGCCATGGCCTTGATGACCGACCCCGAGGTGGTGGTGTTCGACGAGCCGACCACGGCGTTGGACGTGACCACGCAGATCGAGGTCCTGCGCGCTTTCAAGCAGGCCATCAAAGAGCGTCAGATCAGTGCCGTGTATGTCTCCCACGATCTTGCCGTCGTGGCGCAGATGGCCGACCGCGTCGTCGTGCTGCGCAATGGCCAGATCCAGGAGCAGGGCGGGGTGGGCGCCATTATCGCAAGTCCGCAGAACGCCTACACCCGCAATCTCATGCAGGCCGCTGAATCTCCGGTGCGCCTGACGCAGCGCGACACACAACGCGCGATGGACACCGAGCCGGTGCTGCGTGTCGAGGGCTTGTCGGCCGGTTACGGCAAGCCGGACGCATCGGGCATGCCGGCGCTGCGCATCCTCGAAGGGGTCGATCTGGTCGTGCGCAAGGGCGCCACCATGGGTGTGATCGGCGAGTCGGGATCGGGCAAATCCACCTTGGCCTACGTGATCGCCGGTCTGCTCGCCCCGGCCAAGGGAGCGATCGCATTCAAGGGCAGGACGCTGGGAGGCACCCTGCGCCAGCGCGACAAGGACCTGTATCGGCGCATACAGCTGGTGTTCCAGAACGCCGATACGGTGCTCAATCCGGCGCATACCATCGGCGACATTCTCGCCAGGCCGCTGCGTGTTTTCGAACGCTGCTCGTCCAGGGAAATCCCCCGCAGGGTCGCCGCGCTGCTGGACATGGTCAAGCTGCCCGCGGCCATGGCACGGCGGCGTCCGGCCGAACTCTCGGGCGGCCAGAAGCAGCGCATCAATCTGGCCCGTGCCCTGGCGGCCGAACCCGAGCTCATCATCTGCGACGAAGTGACTTCAGCGCTGGATACGGTGGTGGGTGCGGCGATCCTGGATCTGCTGGTGGAGCTGCGGCGCGATCTGGACATGTCGTATGTCTTCATCAGCCACGATATTTCCACGGTGCGCGCCATCTGCGACGACATCACCGTGCTCCTGCAGGGCCGCAAGGTAGATGCTTGCAGGCCCGGCGAACTGTCGATTCAACCCCGCGCGCCTTATACCAATCTGCTGGTCGATTCCGTACCGGAACTGCGGCTGGGCTGGCTGGAAGAAGCCTGCCGGCGTATCGACGAACGTGCGCGATGA
- a CDS encoding FAD-binding oxidoreductase, with product MSPPVKAVPNSPNFPSQVDVVVVGAGIVGVSAAYELARRGVSVALLEKGAVGAEQSSRNWGWCRQQNRDFRELPLVLHSLRRLDVLAQETGEDLGFRRAGLVYATRKQSELDTWDAWITKAREYGVRSTMLSGSQIGQKLPSLSGAWLGGLQSPDDGHAEPALAAPAIAAAAGRLGAYVHQRCAVRGLDRQAGRVAGVWTEHGRIACDRVIVAGGAWTSLFCRHHDIDLPMAMVTGTAMHTTAGPKAFEEGIYTPSLCARPRPDGTYTLAISSRGRLEITPQVIRYIADFWKPFKNRLPLLKIRMGRSFLRGPQALHRWHEDETSPFELIRVMDPDPDPGLMREAIAGLRAEFPMLASLQVARAWGGLIDSTPDTVPVISTVDACPGLVVAAGFSGHGFGLGPGAGWLAADLATEAEPVVDPFPYRYSRLVDGTQLNRPGMM from the coding sequence ATGTCTCCTCCTGTCAAAGCCGTACCTAACAGTCCCAATTTTCCTTCTCAGGTCGATGTCGTCGTCGTCGGTGCGGGCATCGTCGGCGTGTCGGCCGCCTATGAGCTGGCACGGCGCGGGGTGTCCGTGGCCTTGCTGGAAAAAGGCGCCGTGGGCGCTGAACAGTCCAGCCGCAACTGGGGCTGGTGCCGCCAGCAGAATCGCGATTTCCGCGAACTGCCGCTGGTGCTTCACAGCCTGCGCCGCCTGGATGTCCTGGCGCAGGAAACCGGCGAAGACCTGGGCTTTCGGCGGGCCGGCCTGGTGTATGCAACCCGCAAGCAGTCCGAACTCGATACCTGGGACGCGTGGATCACGAAAGCGCGTGAATACGGTGTGCGCAGCACCATGCTCAGCGGCTCCCAGATCGGCCAGAAGCTGCCGTCTTTGTCCGGTGCATGGCTGGGTGGTCTGCAGTCGCCCGACGACGGCCATGCCGAACCCGCATTGGCGGCGCCGGCCATCGCGGCGGCCGCGGGCCGGCTGGGCGCCTACGTGCATCAGCGGTGCGCGGTTCGCGGCCTGGATAGGCAAGCCGGACGCGTTGCCGGCGTCTGGACGGAACATGGTCGCATCGCCTGCGACCGGGTGATCGTTGCCGGTGGCGCCTGGACTTCGCTTTTCTGCCGCCATCACGACATAGATCTGCCCATGGCCATGGTCACGGGCACGGCCATGCACACCACGGCCGGGCCCAAGGCATTCGAGGAGGGCATCTATACGCCGTCCCTGTGCGCCCGTCCGCGCCCGGACGGCACGTATACGCTGGCGATTTCCAGCAGGGGGCGCCTGGAAATCACACCCCAAGTGATCCGCTATATCGCCGATTTCTGGAAGCCCTTCAAGAACCGCCTGCCGCTTCTGAAGATACGCATGGGACGTTCGTTCCTGCGAGGACCGCAGGCGCTGCATCGCTGGCACGAGGACGAGACGTCTCCCTTTGAATTGATCCGGGTCATGGATCCGGATCCGGATCCGGGCCTGATGCGTGAGGCCATCGCGGGGCTGCGCGCCGAGTTTCCCATGCTCGCCTCGCTACAGGTGGCGCGGGCCTGGGGCGGCCTGATCGACAGCACGCCCGACACGGTTCCCGTGATCTCAACCGTTGATGCGTGCCCCGGACTGGTCGTCGCGGCCGGGTTCAGCGGCCATGGCTTCGGCCTCGGCCCGGGAGCCGGCTGGCTGGCTGCGGACTTGGCAACCGAGGCAGAACCGGTTGTCGATCCTTTCCCGTATCGCTATTCACGCCTGGTGGACGGTACGCAGTTGAATCGTCCCGGGATGATGTGA
- a CDS encoding Lrp/AsnC family transcriptional regulator, whose product MLPALKLDRLDLRILAQLQRNGRMTNVDLADAVGLSASPCLSRVKRLEQAGYIDGYSARIRMEMLGDTLTVFTQVTLTDHHREDFTRFEKAVRDIDEIIECHLVSGGYDYLLKVVTRGVNQYQVLMEDLLERDVGIEKYFSFIVIKSPFIKTHYPIEKLFPAEPS is encoded by the coding sequence ATGCTCCCCGCCCTGAAACTCGATAGGCTCGATCTGCGCATCCTCGCCCAATTGCAGAGAAACGGACGCATGACCAACGTCGATCTGGCCGATGCGGTGGGCCTTTCCGCCAGCCCCTGCCTGAGCCGGGTAAAGCGGCTCGAACAGGCCGGCTACATAGACGGCTACAGCGCGCGGATCCGCATGGAAATGCTGGGAGACACGCTCACGGTCTTCACCCAGGTCACGCTTACCGATCATCACCGGGAAGATTTCACGCGCTTCGAGAAGGCGGTACGCGACATCGATGAAATCATCGAGTGCCATCTAGTGAGCGGCGGCTACGACTATCTTCTCAAGGTGGTGACCCGCGGCGTGAATCAATACCAGGTATTGATGGAGGACCTGCTCGAACGCGATGTCGGCATCGAGAAATACTTCAGCTTTATCGTCATCAAATCGCCTTTCATCAAGACGCATTACCCGATCGAAAAGCTGTTCCCCGCCGAACCGTCCTGA
- a CDS encoding FAD-binding and (Fe-S)-binding domain-containing protein: MSTVLNQGGVKGDLNLLLQLRSRLQSRTTAELRFDAASRALYASEASNYRQLPLGVVIPRSMRDLEAAVRACGELGIAVLPRGAGTSMCGQAVNEAVCIDHSKYLNAIEHIDALRGVARVQPGVICDQLKKAAADHGLTFGPDPATHSRCTLGGMIGNNSCGAHSVMAGKTVENIERLQVLTITGESFWVGPTDPDGYAEHLAAGGERARIVRGLKELVTRYAEDIRQGFPKLKRRVSGYNLDQLLPENGFNIARALVGSEGTCATVLRAETTLVEGRAQRVLVVLGFDTIFDAADSVPDLLPLGAIAMEGLDHGIVGGLKELGLKLDDIAELPEGKAWLLVEFGANDRAQALAQAQAAMAVARGLDSRPRARLVDEASLINRLWTLRETGASATSLSRVNGQPDPTVGWEDAAVEPALLGKYLREFSALVQRYGYKTNMYGHFGDGCIHSRITFDLRSRRGVQDWRAFLAEAAALVVKYQGSLSGEHGDGQAKGEFLHLMFSPRLMQAFREFKGLWDPAGLMNPGKLIDAMPAHANLRMGPDYRPPQVRSLFTYPMGEEPGTGYARETERCIGMGKCRALDGGTMCPSFKATREESYSTRGRARLFFELLNGGLIAQDADARAVKDSMDLCLSCKGCKNDCPTHVDIPKYRSEFLHRYYENRLRAPMDAMVGRLGQWLPAATRLSGLVNGVLGNALLRRAGKVFGLAADVAFPRIAGKAFRRMLAARTLQADRQAYGAKDVIVWTDTFNNGFTPHVLQAAVTVVQAAGYRPRLTERHVCCGRPFYDSGLLDQARGNLLEILDLLAEPLAAGVPVLVLEPSCLSVFRDEMAALLAHDPRAARLASLTRTMAEFASEAGLRLPEAAQAHVHAHCHHRACGGAQAEKKLGAKVLDTGCCGMAGAFGYHTKTAAVARRVGELELLPKLAQVPEQAELVADGFSCRSQISKLSGRRARHLAEVLAEHAAHAPQSTSRFPPDLHHAAADRSRITTDEVILQ, encoded by the coding sequence ATGTCCACGGTCTTGAATCAGGGCGGCGTCAAGGGCGACCTCAACCTGCTCTTGCAGCTGCGCAGCCGTCTGCAATCCCGGACCACGGCGGAGCTGCGTTTCGACGCCGCCAGCCGCGCGCTCTACGCCTCGGAGGCCTCCAACTATCGGCAGCTGCCACTGGGTGTGGTGATCCCGCGCAGCATGCGGGATCTGGAAGCTGCCGTGCGTGCCTGCGGCGAACTGGGCATTGCTGTGCTGCCGCGCGGCGCGGGCACGTCCATGTGCGGGCAGGCGGTCAACGAGGCCGTCTGCATCGATCACTCCAAGTATCTGAACGCCATCGAACACATCGACGCACTGCGCGGCGTGGCCCGCGTGCAGCCCGGGGTGATTTGCGACCAGCTCAAGAAGGCCGCCGCCGATCATGGCCTGACCTTCGGTCCCGACCCCGCCACGCATAGCCGCTGCACGCTGGGCGGCATGATAGGCAACAACTCCTGCGGTGCGCACTCGGTCATGGCAGGCAAGACGGTCGAGAACATCGAGCGCTTGCAAGTGCTGACCATTACGGGCGAGAGCTTCTGGGTCGGCCCGACAGACCCGGACGGGTATGCCGAGCACTTGGCCGCCGGCGGCGAGCGGGCGCGTATCGTGCGTGGCCTCAAGGAACTAGTCACGCGCTACGCCGAGGACATCCGGCAAGGTTTTCCAAAACTCAAGCGCCGCGTGTCGGGCTACAACCTGGATCAGCTGCTGCCCGAGAACGGCTTTAACATCGCCCGCGCGCTGGTCGGCTCCGAAGGCACCTGCGCCACGGTGCTGCGCGCCGAGACCACCTTGGTAGAAGGTCGGGCGCAGCGGGTACTGGTGGTGTTGGGCTTTGACACGATCTTCGATGCCGCCGACAGCGTGCCGGACCTGCTGCCCCTGGGGGCCATCGCCATGGAAGGCCTGGACCATGGCATCGTCGGCGGCCTGAAGGAACTGGGCCTCAAGCTCGATGACATCGCCGAGCTGCCCGAAGGCAAGGCGTGGCTGCTGGTCGAGTTCGGCGCGAACGACCGCGCCCAGGCACTGGCCCAGGCGCAGGCCGCCATGGCTGTGGCGCGCGGCCTGGACAGCCGGCCGCGCGCGCGGCTGGTGGACGAGGCCTCGTTGATCAATCGCCTGTGGACCCTACGCGAAACCGGGGCCTCGGCCACCTCCCTCTCGCGCGTGAATGGCCAGCCCGACCCTACCGTCGGCTGGGAGGATGCCGCGGTGGAGCCCGCCCTGCTGGGCAAGTATCTGCGCGAGTTCTCCGCGCTGGTCCAACGCTACGGCTACAAGACCAATATGTACGGCCACTTCGGCGATGGCTGCATCCATTCCCGCATCACCTTCGATCTGCGCTCCAGGCGCGGCGTGCAGGACTGGCGCGCTTTTCTCGCCGAGGCCGCCGCCCTGGTCGTCAAGTACCAGGGCTCGCTTTCGGGCGAGCACGGCGACGGCCAGGCCAAGGGCGAATTCCTACACCTCATGTTCTCGCCGCGGCTGATGCAGGCTTTCCGGGAATTCAAAGGCCTGTGGGATCCGGCCGGATTGATGAATCCCGGCAAACTCATCGATGCCATGCCGGCGCACGCCAATCTGCGCATGGGGCCGGACTATCGCCCGCCGCAGGTCCGCAGCCTGTTCACCTATCCCATGGGTGAGGAACCCGGCACCGGCTATGCCCGGGAAACCGAGCGTTGCATCGGCATGGGCAAGTGCCGCGCGCTCGACGGCGGCACCATGTGCCCGAGCTTCAAGGCCACGCGCGAGGAAAGCTACTCTACGCGCGGCCGGGCGCGTCTGTTCTTCGAACTGCTCAACGGCGGCCTGATCGCGCAGGACGCGGATGCCCGCGCGGTCAAGGACTCCATGGACTTGTGCCTGTCGTGCAAGGGGTGCAAGAACGACTGCCCCACGCATGTGGACATACCCAAGTACCGCAGCGAATTCCTCCATCGTTATTACGAGAACCGGCTGCGCGCGCCCATGGACGCGATGGTCGGCCGGCTGGGTCAGTGGCTGCCTGCCGCCACGCGCCTCAGCGGCCTGGTCAATGGCGTGCTGGGAAACGCACTGCTGCGGCGCGCGGGCAAGGTATTCGGCCTGGCCGCCGACGTGGCCTTTCCCAGGATTGCGGGCAAGGCCTTTCGCCGCATGCTGGCAGCGCGGACTCTGCAAGCCGATCGCCAGGCCTATGGCGCCAAGGACGTTATCGTCTGGACTGACACTTTCAACAACGGGTTCACGCCGCACGTGCTGCAGGCCGCCGTGACGGTCGTGCAGGCCGCCGGCTACCGGCCGCGCCTGACCGAGCGGCACGTGTGCTGCGGCCGCCCATTCTACGATTCCGGCCTGCTGGACCAGGCGCGCGGAAATCTGCTGGAGATACTGGATCTGCTGGCCGAGCCCCTGGCCGCCGGTGTGCCCGTGCTGGTACTCGAACCCAGCTGCCTGTCGGTCTTTCGCGACGAGATGGCCGCATTGCTGGCGCACGATCCGCGCGCGGCGCGCCTGGCCAGCCTGACCCGCACCATGGCCGAGTTTGCCAGCGAGGCGGGCCTGCGCCTGCCCGAAGCGGCCCAGGCCCACGTGCACGCGCATTGCCACCATCGCGCCTGCGGCGGAGCGCAGGCCGAGAAAAAACTCGGCGCCAAGGTACTCGATACCGGCTGCTGCGGCATGGCGGGCGCCTTCGGCTATCACACCAAGACTGCCGCCGTGGCGCGCCGCGTCGGCGAACTCGAACTGCTGCCCAAGCTGGCGCAAGTGCCCGAGCAGGCCGAATTGGTGGCCGACGGTTTCAGCTGCCGCAGCCAGATAAGCAAGCTGAGCGGCCGCCGCGCCCGGCACCTGGCCGAAGTCCTGGCCGAGCACGCCGCCCACGCGCCGCAATCGACTTCGCGCTTTCCCCCGGACCTTCATCATGCCGCGGCCGATAGGTCGCGCATCACTACCGACGAGGTAATACTGCAATGA